Proteins encoded by one window of Mycoplasma capricolum subsp. capricolum ATCC 27343:
- the ffh gene encoding signal recognition particle protein has protein sequence MGFGDFLSKRMQKSIEKNMKNSTLNEENIKETLKEIRLSLLEADVNIEATKEIISNVKQKALGGYIFEGANAHQQMIKIVHEELVNILGKENAPLELNKKPSVVMMVGLQGSGKTTTANKLAYLLNKKNKKKVLLVGLDIYRPGAIEQLIQLGQKTNTQVFEKGKQDPVLTAQEALEYAQENNFDVVILDTAGRLQVDQVLMTELDNLKKKTSPSEILLVVDGMSGQEIINVTNEFNNKLKLSGVVVTKLDGDARGGATLSISYLTKLPIKFIGEGEGYNALAAFYPKRMADRLMGMGDIETLFERAVENIDERSIQKTMNRMFLGQFDLEDLRNQLAQIAKMGSLNKLMKMLPINKVSESQIQDAQRKLAVFSILMDSMTLKERRDPRVLKAISRKNRIIKGSGRSEKEFNELINSFEKGKKQVLEITKMIKSGRMPNLSKGGFKF, from the coding sequence ATGGGATTTGGTGATTTTTTATCAAAAAGAATGCAAAAAAGCATTGAAAAAAATATGAAAAATTCTACTTTAAATGAAGAAAACATTAAAGAAACATTAAAAGAAATTAGATTATCTTTACTAGAAGCAGATGTTAATATTGAAGCAACTAAAGAAATTATTAGTAATGTAAAGCAAAAAGCTTTAGGTGGGTATATATTTGAAGGTGCTAATGCTCATCAACAAATGATTAAAATTGTTCACGAAGAATTAGTCAATATTTTAGGAAAAGAAAATGCGCCTTTAGAACTAAATAAAAAGCCAAGTGTTGTTATGATGGTTGGATTACAAGGAAGTGGTAAAACTACTACTGCTAATAAACTTGCTTATTTATTAAACAAAAAAAATAAGAAAAAAGTTTTATTAGTTGGTTTAGATATTTACAGACCGGGAGCTATTGAACAACTAATTCAACTTGGACAAAAAACAAATACACAAGTATTTGAAAAAGGAAAACAAGATCCTGTTTTAACTGCACAAGAAGCCTTAGAATATGCACAAGAAAATAATTTTGATGTTGTAATTTTAGATACAGCAGGAAGATTACAAGTTGATCAAGTTTTAATGACTGAATTAGATAATTTAAAGAAAAAAACATCACCAAGTGAAATTTTATTAGTTGTTGATGGAATGAGTGGTCAAGAAATTATCAATGTTACAAATGAGTTTAATAATAAGTTAAAACTATCTGGAGTTGTTGTTACTAAATTAGATGGAGATGCTAGAGGAGGAGCTACTTTATCTATTAGCTATTTAACTAAATTACCTATTAAGTTTATTGGTGAAGGTGAAGGATACAATGCTTTAGCTGCTTTTTATCCAAAAAGAATGGCCGATAGATTAATGGGAATGGGTGATATTGAAACTTTATTTGAAAGAGCTGTAGAAAATATTGACGAACGTTCTATTCAAAAAACTATGAATAGAATGTTTTTAGGTCAATTTGATCTAGAAGATCTAAGAAATCAGTTAGCACAAATTGCAAAAATGGGTAGTTTAAATAAGTTAATGAAAATGTTACCTATTAATAAAGTAAGTGAATCACAAATTCAAGATGCTCAAAGAAAATTAGCTGTATTTTCAATTTTAATGGATTCAATGACTTTAAAAGAAAGACGTGATCCAAGGGTTTTAAAAGCAATAAGTAGAAAAAATAGAATTATTAAAGGATCAGGTCGAAGCGAAAAAGAATTTAATGAATTAATAAATTCTTTTGAAAAAGGTAAAAAACAAGTTTTAGAAATAACTAAAATGATTAAAAGTGGAAGAATGCCAAATCTTTCTAAAGGTGGATTTAAATTTTAA